In Cyanobacteria bacterium FACHB-DQ100, one genomic interval encodes:
- a CDS encoding response regulator transcription factor, with amino-acid sequence MQTTLLTDATTVAPKLSIRRILLVDDEETIRDTIALTLSDEGYEVVTATDGRQALEILQTALSQDSDKSSMPDLIILDLMLPYVNGLDICRWMRREGSSVPILILSAKASETDRVVGLEVGADDYLTKPFGMRELVARCRALLRRHQQFQPAQSSPTLQFQDVTIYSQECRVTVRGEVVNFSPKEFKLLELFLRHPKRVWSRDQLLEKIWGHDFVGESKTVDVHIRWLREKLELDPSNPQYLVTVRGFGYRFG; translated from the coding sequence ATGCAGACAACGCTCCTGACTGACGCTACAACTGTCGCACCCAAACTTTCCATCAGACGAATTCTGCTTGTCGATGATGAAGAGACGATTCGCGACACGATCGCGCTCACCTTGTCCGACGAAGGATATGAAGTGGTCACTGCTACTGATGGTCGCCAAGCCCTAGAAATTCTGCAAACGGCTCTAAGCCAAGACTCCGACAAATCATCTATGCCAGATTTGATCATCCTGGATCTGATGCTGCCCTATGTGAATGGATTAGATATTTGTCGTTGGATGCGGCGCGAAGGAAGCAGCGTCCCGATTTTGATACTCAGCGCCAAGGCGAGTGAAACCGATCGCGTCGTTGGACTAGAGGTGGGAGCTGATGATTATCTCACCAAGCCGTTTGGGATGCGCGAATTGGTTGCTCGCTGCCGTGCCTTGCTGCGCCGTCATCAGCAGTTCCAGCCTGCTCAATCGAGTCCCACTCTGCAATTTCAGGATGTCACGATTTACTCACAAGAATGCCGGGTGACGGTTCGAGGCGAAGTCGTGAACTTCTCACCGAAAGAATTCAAGCTGTTGGAGCTTTTCCTGAGGCATCCGAAGCGCGTTTGGTCACGGGATCAACTGTTAGAGAAAATTTGGGGACACGATTTTGTGGGCGAAAGTAAAACGGTGGATGTTCACATTCGCTGGCTACGGGAAAAGCTAGAGCTTGATCCAAGTAATCCTCAGTATTTGGTGACTGTCCGGGGTTTTGGCTATCGATTCGGCTAA
- a CDS encoding AEC family transporter gives MIASLVHAYTPLIFWTGVGALLFRFLPLSFPRFLGRSLYWVGVPWQIFSLVRETDFSTHVGIAPAVTIATLGTGLTLAWITLQLLIWLRTEAKPAWLGAIESWLPPMDRAAQGTFVIASTIGNTGFVGLGLIPALISTGDLSWAVFYSVTQNLIGTYGIGVLVASHYGRAEAQSTIWTLLRDILTVPTLWAFAAAYFTQSIAFPAWGETIVHSSLVFVIPASFLLMGMRLIQLNGIASLKTATIPVLLKALILPSLVAIAVAILGLNYDARLSLTIMAGVPSAFASLILAEEYNLDHDLAASSIALSTIAILATIPVWLLISH, from the coding sequence ATGATCGCAAGTTTGGTTCACGCTTATACCCCCTTAATCTTCTGGACTGGGGTGGGTGCTTTATTATTTCGATTTTTGCCTCTATCGTTTCCACGATTTTTAGGGCGGAGCTTATATTGGGTGGGCGTACCGTGGCAAATTTTTTCCCTGGTACGAGAAACTGACTTTTCAACACATGTCGGCATTGCGCCTGCGGTGACGATCGCGACGTTGGGGACAGGACTGACGCTTGCCTGGATCACATTGCAGCTTTTAATTTGGCTTAGAACTGAAGCAAAGCCAGCTTGGTTGGGTGCGATCGAAAGCTGGTTGCCGCCGATGGATCGGGCTGCTCAAGGAACGTTTGTGATTGCTTCGACGATCGGAAACACAGGCTTTGTCGGTCTAGGGTTAATTCCTGCGTTGATTAGCACCGGGGATCTGAGTTGGGCAGTGTTCTACAGCGTCACCCAGAACTTGATTGGAACGTATGGTATTGGTGTTCTAGTAGCGAGCCATTATGGTCGCGCAGAAGCTCAAAGCACAATCTGGACGCTGCTGCGAGATATTCTTACGGTTCCGACGCTCTGGGCATTTGCTGCTGCGTATTTCACTCAGTCGATCGCCTTTCCGGCGTGGGGTGAAACGATCGTGCATTCCTCGCTTGTCTTTGTCATTCCCGCCTCATTTCTGCTGATGGGAATGCGTCTGATTCAACTCAATGGCATCGCCAGCCTAAAAACAGCTACAATTCCGGTACTGCTCAAAGCACTGATTTTGCCGAGCTTAGTCGCGATCGCGGTCGCTATTCTGGGACTAAATTACGATGCTCGTCTGTCTTTGACGATCATGGCAGGAGTACCCAGTGCGTTTGCGAGCTTGATTCTGGCTGAGGAGTACAATCTAGACCACGATTTAGCAGCGAGTAGTATTGCTTTGAGTACGATCGCGATTTTGGCGACCATTCCAGTTTGGTTACTGATTAGTCATTAA
- the ileS gene encoding isoleucine--tRNA ligase — protein MTATEPGSYKNSVNLPQTKFDMRANAVKREPELQKFWAEQQIYEHLSQENPGELFILHDGPPYANGALHIGHAMNKILKDTINKYQLLKGRKVRFVPGWDCHGLPIELKVLQTLKPEERRQLTPLTLRQKARDFALDTVAQQSASFKRYGVWGDWEHPYLTLKPEYEAAQIGVFGQMVLKGYIYRGLKPVHWSPSSKTALAEAELEYPEGHTSRSLYAAFEVLNLSKELQMPLDPFLGELGVAIWTTTPWTIPANLAVSVNPELVYAVVEVGEDAPGRFKYLIVAKDLVDRLSEVLGTTLEVKATMMGRLLEHCTYRHPLFDRTSEIVIGGDYVTTESGTGLVHTAPGHGQDDYLVGQRYGLPILSPVDDNGDFTEEAGQFQGLNVLGDGNPAVIEALKEARSLLKEEPYQHKYPYDWRTKKPTIFRATEQWFASVEGFREEALKAIAEVEWIPAQGENRITAMVAERSDWCISRQRSWGVPIPVFYDEETGEPLLNEETISHVQAIIAEKGSDAWWELSIEELLPEKYHGKKYRKGTDTMDVWFDSGSSWAAVVEQRPELRYPADIYLEGSDQHRGWFQSSLLTSVATQGQAPYKTVLTHGFTLDEQGRKQSKSLGNVVDPMVVIEGGKNQQQEPPYGADILRLWVSSVDYTNDVPIGKNILKQMSDVYRKIRNTARFLLGNLHDFDPEKDAVAYEKLPELDRYMLHRITEVFDEIQDSFETYQFFRFFQTVQNFCAVDLSNFYLDIAKDRLYISSLNAERRRSCQTVLAIALENLAKAIAPVLSHMAEDIWQYLPYKTSYKSVFEAGWTKLEDQWRNPELAQRWEQLRELRAEANKVLEQARTAKAIGSSLEAKLLLFVADSDLRSQLQSFNPSDSLSGNRVDELRYLFITSQVELVDLSDRLTEAKYTSQTEALGIGVVNADGGKCDRCWNYSTHVGESKEHPLLCERCVPAIEGQF, from the coding sequence ATGACTGCGACAGAACCCGGTTCCTACAAAAACAGCGTGAACCTGCCCCAGACGAAGTTCGATATGCGTGCGAACGCCGTCAAACGTGAACCCGAACTGCAAAAATTCTGGGCAGAGCAGCAAATTTACGAACACCTGTCGCAAGAGAATCCAGGCGAATTGTTTATTCTGCATGACGGGCCGCCCTATGCAAACGGAGCGCTGCATATCGGTCACGCAATGAATAAAATTCTCAAAGATACGATTAATAAGTATCAGTTACTGAAAGGACGCAAAGTTCGATTTGTGCCGGGATGGGATTGTCATGGTTTACCGATCGAACTTAAAGTCCTGCAAACTCTCAAGCCCGAAGAACGTCGCCAACTGACTCCGCTCACTTTGCGGCAAAAAGCGCGAGATTTTGCATTGGATACGGTTGCTCAACAATCCGCCAGCTTTAAGCGCTACGGCGTGTGGGGCGATTGGGAGCATCCTTATTTAACGCTAAAGCCTGAATACGAAGCGGCTCAAATCGGTGTGTTTGGGCAGATGGTACTGAAGGGCTATATCTATCGCGGATTGAAGCCTGTTCACTGGAGTCCGAGTTCTAAAACGGCACTGGCAGAAGCGGAACTCGAATATCCAGAAGGTCATACTTCAAGAAGCTTGTATGCAGCATTTGAAGTGCTGAACTTGTCGAAAGAGTTGCAGATGCCGCTTGATCCGTTCTTGGGTGAATTAGGTGTAGCGATCTGGACAACGACTCCTTGGACAATTCCGGCAAACTTAGCGGTGAGTGTGAACCCGGAATTAGTTTATGCCGTGGTGGAAGTTGGGGAGGATGCGCCTGGACGATTTAAGTATTTGATTGTTGCAAAGGATTTAGTCGATCGCTTATCGGAAGTTCTCGGTACAACGCTGGAAGTCAAAGCGACGATGATGGGACGATTGTTAGAGCATTGTACTTATCGTCATCCTTTGTTCGATCGCACCAGCGAAATCGTGATTGGCGGCGATTATGTCACGACTGAATCGGGTACAGGTTTAGTTCATACGGCTCCCGGTCATGGTCAAGATGACTATCTAGTGGGACAGCGTTATGGATTGCCGATTCTGTCTCCGGTTGATGACAATGGCGACTTTACCGAGGAAGCGGGGCAGTTTCAGGGCTTAAACGTATTGGGCGATGGAAATCCTGCGGTGATCGAAGCCCTAAAAGAAGCACGATCGCTTCTGAAAGAAGAACCGTATCAGCATAAATATCCGTATGATTGGCGCACGAAAAAGCCGACGATCTTCCGCGCCACTGAACAATGGTTTGCGTCAGTTGAAGGCTTCCGAGAGGAGGCATTAAAAGCGATCGCCGAGGTAGAGTGGATTCCAGCACAAGGCGAGAATCGGATTACGGCAATGGTGGCTGAACGATCGGACTGGTGTATCTCCCGTCAGCGCAGTTGGGGCGTTCCGATTCCGGTGTTTTACGACGAAGAAACCGGAGAGCCGTTATTGAACGAAGAAACGATTTCTCATGTGCAAGCCATCATTGCTGAAAAAGGATCGGATGCTTGGTGGGAATTGTCGATCGAAGAGCTTTTACCTGAGAAGTATCACGGTAAAAAGTACCGCAAAGGCACAGACACAATGGATGTCTGGTTTGATTCTGGATCATCTTGGGCAGCAGTGGTTGAACAGCGTCCAGAGTTGCGCTATCCGGCTGATATATATCTTGAAGGATCAGATCAACATCGCGGTTGGTTCCAATCGAGCTTGCTGACCAGTGTTGCAACTCAGGGACAAGCACCGTATAAGACTGTGCTAACGCATGGTTTTACGTTGGATGAACAAGGGCGCAAACAAAGTAAATCTTTGGGGAATGTGGTTGATCCGATGGTGGTGATTGAAGGCGGCAAAAACCAACAGCAAGAGCCGCCTTATGGTGCGGATATCTTACGGTTGTGGGTGTCTTCTGTGGATTACACCAATGATGTACCGATCGGTAAAAACATCCTGAAGCAAATGTCGGATGTGTACCGCAAAATCCGCAACACCGCGAGATTTCTATTGGGGAACTTACACGACTTTGATCCGGAGAAAGATGCAGTTGCATATGAGAAATTACCGGAACTCGATCGCTATATGCTGCATCGCATTACTGAAGTATTCGACGAGATCCAAGACTCGTTTGAAACTTATCAGTTCTTCCGATTCTTCCAAACCGTGCAGAACTTCTGTGCTGTAGATTTGTCTAACTTCTATCTCGACATTGCAAAAGATCGGCTGTACATCAGTTCACTCAATGCAGAGCGCCGTCGGAGTTGTCAGACGGTGTTAGCGATCGCGCTTGAGAACTTAGCGAAAGCGATCGCGCCTGTTCTCTCACACATGGCAGAAGATATCTGGCAGTATCTCCCGTACAAAACATCTTATAAATCGGTGTTTGAGGCGGGTTGGACTAAGCTTGAGGATCAATGGCGAAATCCAGAGTTAGCCCAGCGTTGGGAGCAGTTACGTGAACTTCGTGCCGAAGCCAACAAAGTGCTGGAACAAGCGCGAACCGCTAAAGCAATTGGTTCTTCTCTCGAAGCGAAGTTACTGCTGTTTGTCGCGGATTCAGATTTACGATCGCAACTTCAGTCATTCAATCCATCTGATAGTCTGAGCGGAAATCGCGTGGATGAACTGCGGTATCTATTCATTACTTCGCAGGTTGAGTTAGTAGATTTAAGCGATCGACTGACTGAAGCAAAATACACCAGTCAAACCGAAGCATTAGGAATTGGTGTAGTGAATGCTGACGGTGGAAAGTGCGATCGCTGCTGGAACTATTCCACTCATGTGGGCGAATCGAAAGAACATCCATTGTTGTGTGAACGATGTGTCCCGGCGATCGAAGGTCAGTTTTAG
- a CDS encoding DUF4160 domain-containing protein: protein MPEITRFYGIIIKVFFGDHPPPHFHAIYGEYNALISIESLEVIEGDLPNRAEKLAIEWATLYQQDLIQMWNDQEFRKLPPLK, encoded by the coding sequence ATGCCAGAGATCACAAGATTTTATGGAATCATTATTAAGGTGTTCTTTGGCGATCATCCACCACCGCATTTTCATGCGATTTATGGAGAATATAATGCTTTGATTAGTATTGAATCTTTGGAGGTGATTGAAGGAGACTTGCCAAATCGGGCTGAAAAATTAGCGATCGAATGGGCTACTCTCTATCAGCAAGACTTGATACAGATGTGGAATGACCAGGAGTTTCGTAAGCTCCCACCCTTGAAATAG
- the pdhA gene encoding pyruvate dehydrogenase (acetyl-transferring) E1 component subunit alpha, which translates to MVQERAFPAFQTVPAQVTREEGLMLYEDMVLGRFFEDKCAEMYYRGKMFGFVHLYNGQEAVSTGVIRAMRPGEDYVCSTYRDHVHALSCGVPAREVMAELFGKATGCSKGRGGSMHLFSAEHRLLGGFAFIGEGIPVATGAAFQSKYRREVMGDESADQVTACFFGDGTTNNGQFFECLNMAALWKLPIIFVVENNKWAIGMAHDRASSQTEIYKKASVFGMPGYEVDGMDVLAVRGVAQEAVKRARAGEGPTLIECLTYRFRGHSLADPDELRSKEEKEAWLARDPLKKFSSYLIEQNLVKQSELKDIEKKVQALVEDAVKFGLESPEPDPSELYKYIFAED; encoded by the coding sequence ATGGTTCAAGAAAGAGCATTTCCGGCATTTCAAACCGTCCCCGCGCAAGTGACCCGCGAGGAAGGGTTAATGCTGTATGAGGATATGGTGTTGGGGCGCTTCTTTGAAGATAAGTGTGCCGAAATGTACTATCGCGGCAAAATGTTCGGATTTGTGCACTTATATAACGGTCAAGAAGCGGTTTCAACGGGCGTGATTCGGGCGATGCGTCCAGGCGAGGATTATGTCTGTAGCACTTATCGCGACCACGTTCATGCGCTGAGCTGTGGGGTTCCAGCCCGTGAAGTGATGGCGGAATTATTCGGCAAGGCGACCGGATGCAGCAAGGGTCGCGGCGGGTCGATGCACTTATTCTCAGCAGAGCATCGCTTACTCGGTGGGTTTGCGTTTATCGGGGAAGGGATTCCAGTAGCGACGGGAGCGGCGTTTCAGTCGAAGTATCGTCGCGAAGTGATGGGTGACGAAAGCGCCGATCAGGTAACGGCTTGCTTCTTTGGGGATGGCACTACGAATAATGGACAGTTTTTTGAGTGCTTGAACATGGCGGCACTGTGGAAGCTGCCGATTATTTTCGTGGTTGAGAATAACAAGTGGGCGATCGGCATGGCGCACGATCGAGCAAGTTCTCAAACCGAGATCTACAAGAAAGCGAGCGTTTTCGGGATGCCGGGGTACGAAGTGGACGGAATGGATGTGTTAGCCGTTCGCGGCGTTGCCCAAGAAGCCGTAAAACGAGCGAGAGCAGGTGAAGGCCCGACTTTAATCGAGTGCTTAACCTATCGCTTCCGGGGGCATTCGCTCGCTGATCCCGATGAACTGCGATCGAAAGAAGAAAAAGAAGCATGGCTAGCACGCGATCCCTTGAAGAAATTCTCGTCGTACTTGATTGAGCAAAATCTAGTGAAGCAGAGCGAACTCAAGGATATTGAGAAGAAAGTGCAAGCCTTGGTCGAAGATGCGGTGAAATTTGGATTAGAAAGCCCTGAACCTGATCCGAGTGAACTGTATAAGTACATTTTTGCAGAGGATTAA
- a CDS encoding DUF4101 domain-containing protein produces MRIPLDYYRILGLPMQATADQLKQAHRDRTLQLPRREYSEAAIATRRDLLDQAYALLADPAQRKSIDEKLLSLQYEEDADAATIELDDQHLIGALLILQELGEYELVLKIGRPYLSSGTSSIRDGRFGDPRIVLSDIVLTIALACLELGREQWQQGQYENAAEALETGQELLLREGLFAGVRGEIQADLFKLRPYRILELLAAPNEESGDRQQGLRLLKDMLRERSGIDGTGNDQSGLSVDDFLRFIQQLRGYLTAAEQQALFEEESRRPSAVATYLAVYALLARGFADHQPALIRRAKLLLFRLGSRQDVHLEQSVCALLLGQTEEASRVLELSQEYEPLAFIRENSQGAPDLLPGLCLYSERWLQEEVFPHFRDLAKREALLKDYFADEQVQAYLEELPADGEWVTDWSMAEQGLVHHELNYGSTIAPSRNGRTTPVEENIGGYRSATATLTTGVAEASVSERSPRSSTNDGESALPRSSRSSRNGRDLSASSRYHAPDQNVPRAKAPRENRRSRWIVLILGVALAMGLGFLMIRALRALMNPSAQTTSEALPVQLDQPIVNLQPASQPVTLSGNLDQSLAQRVVETWLDAKKAAMGKNYDGSKLAQVLVDPKLTEWQQNIEETKRENLYIEYDHAVKVQSVEASPTDPNQATVKATVTEVRKYFAGNNPGDVQTDRDMSVRYTLVRQDNQWRIKDWQ; encoded by the coding sequence GTGCGTATACCGCTCGACTATTACCGGATTTTAGGTCTACCGATGCAAGCAACGGCAGACCAGTTGAAGCAAGCTCATCGCGATCGCACGTTACAGTTGCCCCGCCGTGAGTATTCTGAAGCGGCGATCGCCACTCGCCGAGATTTGCTCGATCAAGCGTATGCTTTGCTCGCTGACCCAGCTCAACGTAAATCAATTGATGAGAAACTGCTGAGCCTTCAATACGAGGAAGATGCAGATGCCGCAACGATCGAACTTGACGATCAGCATTTGATCGGAGCGTTATTAATTCTGCAAGAGTTAGGCGAATACGAATTAGTTCTGAAGATTGGGCGACCTTATCTCAGTAGTGGAACCTCCTCGATTCGGGATGGTCGATTTGGTGATCCCCGCATTGTGCTGTCAGATATTGTTCTGACGATCGCGCTTGCCTGTTTAGAACTCGGTCGCGAGCAGTGGCAGCAAGGACAGTATGAAAATGCAGCAGAGGCGCTAGAAACGGGGCAGGAACTGCTTCTGCGAGAGGGATTGTTTGCGGGGGTACGGGGCGAAATTCAAGCGGATTTATTTAAGCTGCGTCCTTACCGAATTCTAGAACTACTGGCAGCGCCGAATGAAGAGAGCGGCGATCGTCAACAGGGCTTGCGATTGCTCAAAGATATGCTGCGTGAGCGGAGTGGCATTGATGGCACAGGCAATGATCAGTCTGGCTTAAGCGTTGATGATTTTTTGCGGTTTATTCAGCAGTTGCGGGGATATTTAACCGCAGCAGAGCAGCAGGCTTTGTTTGAAGAAGAGTCTCGTCGTCCGTCAGCCGTCGCTACTTATCTTGCAGTCTACGCTCTGTTGGCGCGAGGATTCGCAGATCATCAGCCTGCGCTGATTCGTCGAGCAAAATTGTTGTTATTCCGGCTCGGCAGTCGGCAAGATGTCCATCTTGAACAATCGGTTTGCGCTCTGTTGCTCGGACAAACCGAGGAAGCTAGCCGCGTGCTTGAACTATCGCAGGAGTACGAGCCGCTGGCGTTTATTCGCGAAAACTCCCAAGGCGCACCGGATCTTCTACCGGGATTGTGTCTCTATTCTGAGCGCTGGCTACAAGAAGAAGTTTTTCCTCATTTTCGGGATTTGGCGAAACGAGAAGCATTACTCAAAGATTACTTTGCCGATGAGCAGGTTCAAGCTTACTTAGAAGAACTGCCTGCGGACGGGGAATGGGTTACAGACTGGTCAATGGCCGAGCAGGGACTGGTGCATCATGAGTTAAATTACGGCTCGACGATCGCTCCCTCTCGCAATGGACGCACGACTCCAGTTGAGGAGAACATCGGCGGCTATCGCTCGGCAACCGCTACATTAACCACAGGTGTTGCAGAAGCTTCCGTTTCAGAACGCTCCCCAAGAAGCAGCACCAATGATGGGGAGTCAGCGCTTCCTCGATCGTCGCGCAGTAGTCGCAACGGGCGCGACCTTTCTGCCTCCTCTCGCTATCACGCGCCGGATCAAAATGTGCCTAGAGCAAAAGCACCGAGAGAAAATCGTCGATCGCGCTGGATTGTGCTAATTCTAGGAGTCGCGCTGGCGATGGGACTAGGCTTTTTGATGATTCGGGCACTTAGAGCGCTAATGAATCCATCGGCTCAAACGACAAGTGAAGCGCTTCCCGTGCAGCTTGATCAACCGATCGTCAACTTACAGCCTGCTTCTCAACCCGTCACCCTTTCAGGCAATCTCGACCAAAGTCTCGCCCAGAGAGTGGTAGAAACCTGGCTTGATGCAAAGAAAGCGGCAATGGGAAAAAACTACGACGGCTCAAAACTGGCTCAGGTGCTAGTTGATCCGAAGCTTACAGAATGGCAGCAGAACATCGAAGAAACGAAGCGTGAGAACTTATACATCGAATACGACCACGCAGTTAAAGTGCAAAGCGTTGAAGCTAGTCCAACCGACCCAAATCAGGCGACCGTAAAAGCAACCGTGACTGAGGTGCGGAAATACTTTGCCGGAAATAACCCTGGTGACGTACAGACTGATCGAGATATGTCGGTGCGCTACACCTTAGTACGCCAAGACAATCAGTGGCGAATCAAAGACTGGCAGTAA
- a CDS encoding DUF2442 domain-containing protein gives MKSPKIVSAQAIDDHTLSIKFSNHEVKHYDISKLLEKPMFKPLKNPHFFKHFKVDIDGYGLMWNDEIDISEHELWQNGISQASTE, from the coding sequence ATGAAGTCTCCGAAGATTGTCTCTGCTCAAGCGATCGACGATCATACTTTGTCGATTAAATTCTCCAATCACGAAGTCAAGCATTATGACATCTCTAAGCTGTTAGAGAAGCCAATGTTCAAGCCATTAAAAAATCCTCACTTCTTCAAGCACTTTAAGGTTGATATAGATGGGTATGGGCTGATGTGGAATGATGAAATTGATATTAGTGAACATGAACTGTGGCAGAACGGCATCAGTCAGGCTTCAACAGAGTAG
- a CDS encoding DUF938 domain-containing protein has product MNVPDDRQYAPATQRNREPILEVLLEVLPPSGTVLEISSGTGEHAVFFAPRLAPRKWQPSDPNPIARASISAWRKFEPAENLEAPINIDARDAVWSVEQQQLSEPVRAIVNINMIHISPWSACLGLMAGANRILQSGGILYLYGPYKQEGKHTAPSNEMFDESLQLQNPEWGVRNLEDVVNVAKSQDLGLLKVVAMPANNLSVVFQKQ; this is encoded by the coding sequence ATGAATGTCCCCGACGATCGCCAATACGCTCCTGCCACTCAACGAAATCGCGAACCAATTTTAGAAGTTCTACTTGAGGTTTTGCCCCCCTCTGGAACGGTACTAGAAATCTCTAGTGGCACCGGAGAACACGCGGTCTTCTTTGCACCTCGCTTAGCGCCTCGAAAATGGCAACCTTCTGATCCAAACCCGATCGCTCGTGCCAGTATTTCTGCATGGCGTAAGTTTGAGCCTGCCGAGAACTTAGAAGCACCAATTAACATTGATGCTCGTGATGCGGTTTGGAGCGTCGAACAGCAGCAATTATCTGAGCCAGTTCGGGCGATCGTCAATATCAATATGATTCACATTTCACCTTGGTCAGCGTGTTTAGGGCTAATGGCAGGAGCAAATCGAATTCTTCAATCTGGTGGAATCTTGTATTTGTATGGCCCTTACAAGCAAGAAGGGAAACATACTGCACCGAGCAATGAGATGTTTGATGAAAGCTTACAGCTACAAAATCCAGAATGGGGTGTGAGAAATTTAGAAGATGTGGTTAATGTAGCTAAGAGTCAAGATTTAGGATTACTCAAAGTGGTGGCGATGCCTGCCAACAATCTATCAGTCGTGTTTCAGAAACAGTGA
- a CDS encoding helix-turn-helix transcriptional regulator, with protein MPLNTPNDFLLSVLEGLVDGILIVSQQGQLLFANTPGAEICQKLSPHQQYPAEVWRSCEALIESRQWYGARPLLIESELQTENHQTYRICVQWLQLEQPCLLVRLEDQQRSLQSLAVTEAKKFGLTPREAEVWFLKRCNLSRKEIAARLFITIDTVKKHLGNIQLKRQANSESWC; from the coding sequence ATGCCTCTTAATACCCCTAATGATTTCCTGTTGTCCGTATTAGAAGGTTTAGTAGACGGTATTTTGATTGTGAGTCAGCAAGGTCAATTGCTCTTTGCAAACACACCCGGAGCCGAGATTTGCCAAAAACTCAGTCCCCATCAGCAATATCCTGCTGAGGTCTGGCGTTCCTGCGAAGCGTTAATCGAAAGTCGTCAATGGTACGGCGCTCGTCCACTCTTGATCGAGTCCGAGCTACAGACAGAAAATCACCAAACCTATCGTATCTGCGTTCAGTGGCTGCAATTAGAACAGCCTTGCTTGCTGGTTCGCTTAGAAGACCAACAGCGATCGCTGCAAAGTCTCGCGGTGACAGAAGCCAAAAAATTCGGTCTCACGCCGCGTGAAGCCGAGGTCTGGTTTCTCAAACGCTGCAACTTATCGCGAAAAGAAATTGCAGCGCGGTTATTTATCACGATCGACACCGTGAAAAAACACTTAGGAAATATTCAACTGAAGCGTCAGGCAAACTCGGAAAGCTGGTGCTAA
- a CDS encoding PAS domain S-box protein — translation METDLTSEYIQTVQQRTQTLYQTTQTAAHESPHLMLGCLEELQSALEELHVAEEELRQQNKSLLSAQRTIEAERQRYQELFEFAPDAYVVTDLYGTVLEANRAAIELFNVPYRHLIQNSLVSFVHKEQRSAFRGVLSQLLTIHRVQEWEVTMCGQDTHSIDSAITVETVRDFQGKAIALRWLIRDVTARKQSEAQLHKLQLQNLELTEIDRLKDQFMATISHELRTPMNAILGFSHLLLKRVSTMEDSTLACMADRIVCNSQHLLTLIEELLDFSKLKAKKLQLRMTELDLLKVADETAQELRHFAEQKGIALNLDSAQQALPIVSDPVRLRQIMTNLLSNAIKFTEAGQVTLGVWGLPAGRVLIVVQDTGIGIDPADQERIFQEFWQVNQTSTRLNGGTGLGLAIVRSLVELMQGSLSIESQVGRGTTFRIELPRQLKY, via the coding sequence ATGGAAACGGATTTAACAAGCGAGTATATTCAAACTGTGCAGCAACGCACCCAGACGTTGTATCAAACTACACAGACTGCCGCTCATGAAAGCCCGCACTTGATGCTAGGGTGCTTAGAGGAGTTACAGTCCGCTTTAGAGGAACTGCACGTTGCGGAAGAAGAACTCAGACAGCAAAATAAGTCCTTGTTATCGGCTCAGCGCACGATCGAAGCCGAACGGCAACGCTATCAAGAACTATTTGAATTCGCGCCTGATGCTTACGTCGTTACAGATCTCTACGGCACTGTACTCGAAGCCAATCGAGCCGCGATCGAATTGTTCAATGTCCCTTATCGCCATCTGATCCAAAACTCTCTCGTTTCCTTTGTCCACAAAGAGCAGCGATCCGCTTTTCGAGGGGTGCTGAGTCAACTTCTCACGATTCATCGCGTTCAGGAGTGGGAAGTGACGATGTGTGGACAAGACACGCATTCTATCGATAGTGCCATTACTGTTGAAACGGTGCGCGATTTTCAAGGAAAAGCGATCGCGCTTCGCTGGCTAATTCGCGACGTTACTGCCCGCAAACAGAGCGAAGCACAACTGCACAAATTACAACTGCAAAACCTTGAACTCACGGAAATCGATCGCCTAAAAGACCAGTTCATGGCAACGATTTCGCACGAGTTACGCACCCCCATGAATGCGATTTTGGGCTTTTCCCATCTGTTGCTGAAGCGTGTCTCCACAATGGAGGATAGCACCCTAGCCTGCATGGCTGATCGCATTGTTTGCAACAGTCAGCACCTGCTTACTTTGATCGAAGAACTCTTAGACTTCTCGAAACTGAAAGCGAAAAAACTGCAATTGCGAATGACTGAGCTTGATCTGCTTAAAGTTGCAGACGAAACTGCACAAGAATTACGCCATTTTGCGGAGCAAAAAGGAATTGCACTCAATTTGGACAGCGCTCAACAGGCTTTACCGATCGTCAGCGATCCCGTGCGATTGCGGCAGATTATGACCAATTTGCTCTCGAACGCGATTAAATTCACTGAAGCAGGACAAGTCACGCTAGGAGTGTGGGGACTCCCCGCAGGACGAGTGCTAATCGTGGTTCAAGATACAGGCATCGGAATTGATCCGGCGGATCAAGAACGAATTTTCCAAGAGTTTTGGCAAGTCAACCAAACTTCGACCCGCCTGAACGGGGGTACTGGATTGGGGCTTGCGATCGTCCGATCCCTGGTGGAACTGATGCAGGGGAGTCTTTCGATCGAGAGCCAGGTCGGTCGGGGTACAACCTTTCGGATCGAATTACCGCGTCAATTGAAATATTAA